One region of Thunnus albacares chromosome 8, fThuAlb1.1, whole genome shotgun sequence genomic DNA includes:
- the cers2b gene encoding ceramide synthase 2 has translation MLSELREWFWQERLWFPEGLGWADLEDRDGRVYAKAGDLWVALPIALIFLIIRQIFERKVATPLASLLGVKETVRLKAPHNPTLESYYCNTTKNPTQTSIASLCKQTGCSERQVQRWFRRRRNQDRPSLLKKFREASWRFTFYLLAFIAGLAALIDKPWLYDLQEMWQGFPVLTLLPSQYWYYMIELGFYGSLLFSVASDVKRKDFKEQIVHHVATILLISFSWCVNYIRAGTLIMLVHDSSDYLLESAKMFNYAGWRNACNYIFIVFAAIFIITRLVIFPFRIIYCTWVYPVTVYEPFFGYYFFNGLLMVLQCLHVFWAVLIVRIAVRFLTNNEKVDDARSDKDETDESEEEEEVEVKKDMKKNGPVQNGYTVYNNNHSKTE, from the exons ATGCTGTCAGAGCTGAGAGAGTGGTTCTGGCAGGAGCGGCTGTGGTTTCCAGAGGGCCTGGGCTGGGCCGACCTGGAGGATCGGGATGGACGAGTGTACGCCAAAGCCGGTGATCTGTGGGTGGCCCTGCCCATCGCCCTTATATTCCTCATTATCCGTCAGATCTTCGAAAG GAAGGTGGCTACACCTCTGGCCTCTCTCCTTGGGGTGAAAGAGACAGTACGGCTCAAAGCCCCTCACAACCCCACACTGGAGTCCTACTACTGTAACACTACCAAAAACCCCACACAG ACTTCTATAGCGAGTCTTTGCAAGCAGACCGGCTGTTCAGAAAGACAAGTGCAGCGATGGTTCAGGAGACGGAGGAACCAGGACAGACCGAGTTTGCTCAAAAAGTTTCGAGAggccag TTGGAGATTTACCTTTTACCTTCTTGCTTTCATTGCTGGCCTGGCCGCCCTCATCGAT AAACCTTGGCTGTATGACCTGCAGGAGATGTGGCAAGGCTTTCCTGTGCTG ACTCTCCTGCCATCTCAGTATTGGTACTACATGATCGAGCTGGGTTTCTACGGCTCTTTGCTCTTCAGTGTGGCTTCTGACGTCAAACGCAAA GACTTCAAGGAGCAGATTGTCCACCATGTAGCGACCATTCTCCTCATCAGCTTCTCCTGGTGTGTAAACTACATTCGTGCTGGAACTCTCATCATGCTGGTGCACGACTCCTCTGATTACCTCCTTGAG TCTGCAAAGATGTTCAACTATGCTGGGTGGCGAAATGCCTGTAACTACATCTTCATTGTATTTGCTGCAATCTTCATCATCACTCGCCTTGTCATCTTCCCCTTCCG gattATTTACTGTACGTGGGTATACCCAGTGACTGTCTATGAACCCTTCTTCGGCTATTACTTTTTCAACGGTCTTTTGATGGTACTGCAGTGTCTACATGTCTTCTGGGCTGTCCTCATCGTACGGATAGCAGTCCGCTTCCTCACAAACAAT gaaaAAGTGGACGATGCAAGAAGCGACAAAGATGAGACAGATgaatcagaagaagaagaggaagtggAGGTTAAAAAGgacatgaagaaaaatggaCCGGTGCAGAATGGCTACACAGTctacaacaacaaccacagcaAGACCGAGTGA